tgacaagtaaataataagtggtttgttaattttagaaatatCCTGGAGCTGTGCAAAGAGGCGGCACATTGGGAGAACTTGTGTATGGATATACCAGTACACGCTTTTCAGGTAGGTGCCATCTGGAATACATAAGTCTGaaaaatgaaactaaaaatgctcttctatctgccgttaTCTCACACGTAACTAGTATAGTAGAAATTCTATAGTATAATTCTATAGTACTTAATAAACATTCAAGAAGACATTGACTTAAAAGAGCCAACATTTTGTATTACTATTACTTCCTAACCAGGTGTATCAGAAAAGTAAAACAGTGAACTACGTGTACGAAAGCGTGTTGGCAGTGGTGAAAGGATACAATAAGATTTTAGACTCGTTGTCTGACGAGGAAAGACTACTCTTCAAGCCACTAATCttggtaagttattaaaaaatctcTGACAGGGCAGGGTAAAGAAATATTGGATAATGTAATCATACCTTTGTAAcggatataaatataattaagacAAAATTACGTAAGCTGAACGAACAGACCATTTTCTTCGAAATATGTACATCACGGGTAAGTACTTCCTATATTATCAAACAGAAAAGATTTGAAATGTTACCAGAAAAACtgcagaaaatataaattaataacataattatttattctaatatcacatcaaataactattaaatgcAAAGTCTTGTAAGCCATAACAAACTCATAATAGCAATATTAAACAATCACCAAAAATCTAATCAATCAATGATTCTAACACGGTTTCTATGCAATTTACAGAAATTTTACATATTAACCTTTAATGTATTTCAgcttaattttaacatttgaaCAGACAATTGTAATCTAATCTACACACTGATTTAACAATGAATATCTTTTCATCAACTAAAATTAGCTACCATGATCAAAAAAGTCTATTTTAAACACAGATCCAAATGATTATTCATATCAAGTTCTTCCACCATTTTCATACAACACGGGCAAGGAGTCTTTGTACCCGTAGCATTGAATACTTGAGACTCATCAAATATATCGTCTTCATCTTCTATTATTATAGTTGTATTGTTCTCATAACTCGTGCTAGCTCCTTCGTCAGGTATAGTTGTGTTATTATCAAAGAACATCAGACATTCATCTAAATGTTCCTCTACAGGCTTATCAAATTGCTTACCACAGCATGGACAAATTTGGTCAAATAGCTCTTCCTTGCTTGTACTAGGTTCTGCTTTAATTTTAACTGTTTCTGATACTTGCTCATTTACTTTTGAAGTTTGTAAATTATCACCTCTGTCTATTGTTATGTGGTCACCAGTTTTTCTTCGTTTCACCTGTGGCATGTCTGTGTTGGCAATTATTTTAACTGTTTCTATAACTCTTGCTTGGTTATCCTCTATTTCTTTGACTAGTGATATGACTTTATCGAGGCTTGCAACAGGGTCTAATGTTACTTCTGATTCAGTCTTTCTTTTACCCTTGTTCTTATTTATGTTAGTAGATTCAATGTTCAAGTTAGTCAAGTCTACAAGGTTATTATTAGTGCTCACTGGTTTTACAAATACAGGAATAGATTTAACATCAATTAGTTCATTAATTGTAGATCTCTCCCCACTTTGGCTAGGCTGAACTTCTTGAACACTTTCTATACCATCTTTACTAAGTTTCTcaattatatctttatttaaacATTCATCTAAGTGCCTATTGATTTCTTCATTACTAAATTTACCATTACAGATAGGACAGTCAAGTAATTCCACTTTGACATTAACAGCTACTAACTTTTTACTGTTAGAAGGTTGAGTTAACTTGTAATCATCACCATATAAGTCTTTTAATATTGTTGTAGCATTAAAATAGTCTTCAATCTTCTTCATTTTTATAGGTGGGGATGAAGTAGGAGACTCCATTTTAGGTTTTTTAGGATTAGAAATTCCAATTTTACTGTCTGGTATTTTGAATGTAGCAGTATCATTTTGTATCTTAGATTTTTGTACTAATAAACTAGTATTAACTGGTGCAGGT
This genomic window from Helicoverpa armigera isolate CAAS_96S chromosome 13, ASM3070526v1, whole genome shotgun sequence contains:
- the Mh gene encoding DNA-dependent metalloprotease dvc-1 — protein: MNLGDPELELIDPTPNVHSLFLHFDKMFFWTKLASRAVVRWSKRMYSCAGVCSYEGRGGLCDIALSEPLLKLRPRKDLVETLLHEMIHAFLFVTNRDQDRDGHGPNFKAHMHRINKCAGLNISIYHSFHDEVELYQNHWWRCNGPCQTRRPHFGIVRRSMNRAPGPCDYWWADHLRKCGGTFVKIKEPEKQQKTKGTKPTAKPNADITKYITNNINTINNIPNTNTCNSPKPVLKDTSNIKGNIKTKSNSSSTVVVSKKGVVFNPTVPKPPTQPIPVFTGSGNTLKTDAKHYTDNVTETVRSIWANKQIPTAVNKKPAPVNTSLLVQKSKIQNDTATFKIPDSKIGISNPKKPKMESPTSSPPIKMKKIEDYFNATTILKDLYGDDYKLTQPSNSKKLVAVNVKVELLDCPICNGKFSNEEINRHLDECLNKDIIEKLSKDGIESVQEVQPSQSGERSTINELIDVKSIPVFVKPVSTNNNLVDLTNLNIESTNINKNKGKRKTESEVTLDPVASLDKVISLVKEIEDNQARVIETVKIIANTDMPQVKRRKTGDHITIDRGDNLQTSKVNEQVSETVKIKAEPSTSKEELFDQICPCCGKQFDKPVEEHLDECLMFFDNNTTIPDEGASTSYENNTTIIIEDEDDIFDESQVFNATGTKTPCPCCMKMVEELDMNNHLDLCLK